In Arsenicicoccus dermatophilus, a genomic segment contains:
- a CDS encoding glycosyltransferase family 2 protein yields the protein MTIGVVVPTVNRPDALRRVLHALGGQSRPAAAIVVAPPLADMLPPDLDHLAGRPIVVADGARGASAQRNAAVRALPDDVDVVVFLDDDSVPRSDYLERAVAVLETNPDVIGLTGRVARDGVVERRSLTGEEISAALESSWADPGTTLTDIDRLYGTNMVVRAAAVRAVPFDERLPLYSWLEDLDFSRRLLRRGRLVQTMEAVIVHQGNDNGGRTQHRRVGYSQVANFLYLRQKGSLTTREATHLVGRPLLRTLVGSIVGPERVDRRERLRGMGLAAFDAARGRITPERIVDL from the coding sequence ATGACCATCGGTGTCGTCGTCCCCACCGTGAATCGCCCCGATGCCCTCCGCCGGGTCCTGCACGCCCTCGGGGGCCAGAGCCGCCCCGCCGCAGCCATCGTGGTGGCACCTCCGCTGGCCGACATGCTCCCCCCCGACCTCGACCACCTCGCAGGCCGACCGATCGTCGTGGCCGACGGCGCCCGCGGGGCCTCGGCCCAGCGCAATGCCGCCGTCCGCGCCTTGCCGGACGACGTGGACGTCGTGGTCTTCCTCGACGACGACAGCGTTCCCCGCAGCGACTACCTCGAGCGAGCCGTGGCCGTCCTGGAGACCAATCCCGACGTGATCGGCCTGACCGGGCGGGTCGCCCGCGACGGAGTGGTCGAACGACGCTCGCTCACCGGCGAGGAGATCTCCGCCGCCCTGGAGAGCAGCTGGGCCGACCCCGGCACCACGCTGACCGACATCGACCGGCTCTACGGGACCAACATGGTGGTGCGGGCCGCCGCGGTCCGGGCCGTCCCCTTCGACGAGCGCCTTCCGCTGTACTCCTGGCTCGAAGATCTCGACTTCTCCCGGCGGCTCCTGCGCCGCGGACGGCTCGTGCAGACCATGGAGGCCGTGATCGTCCACCAGGGCAACGACAACGGTGGTCGCACGCAGCATCGGCGGGTCGGCTACAGCCAGGTCGCCAACTTCCTCTACCTGCGGCAGAAGGGCAGCCTCACGACCCGGGAGGCCACCCACCTGGTCGGTCGCCCCCTCCTCAGGACGCTCGTCGGCAGCATCGTCGGTCCTGAGCGGGTGGACCGACGCGAACGCTTGCGGGGGATGGGCCTGGCGGCCTTCGACGCCGCTCGCGGGCGGATCACTCCGGAGCGGATCGTCGACCTCTGA
- the rpmG gene encoding 50S ribosomal protein L33 — MITILISTQEAAVAKSTDVRPKIKLRSTAGTGYTYITRKNRRNDPDRLVIRKYDPVVRRHVEFKEER; from the coding sequence ATGATTACCATTCTCATATCTACGCAGGAGGCAGCAGTGGCCAAGAGCACTGACGTCCGGCCCAAGATCAAACTCCGGTCCACGGCCGGGACCGGCTACACGTACATCACCCGCAAGAACCGCCGCAACGACCCCGACCGCCTGGTCATCCGCAAGTACGACCCGGTCGTCCGCCGGCACGTCGAGTTCAAGGAGGAGCGCTGA
- a CDS encoding TadA family conjugal transfer-associated ATPase, with amino-acid sequence MSLPPGVWREISEGRGPDEGRVRSVVAEQRVVLGDGGARAELARVRRDTLGAGELDDLLRTPGVTDVLVNGPRSVWVDRGRGLERAAVDLGDEARVRSLASRLAARAGRRLDDASPWVDAVLPSGVRLHAVVGAITPEGTLISLRVPRQAPWSIAELARRGALAGPVEEALTALVRRRVAYLVTGGTGTGKTTLLSALLSCAPVGERIVLVEDACELAPTHPHVVRLQARHPNVEGVGGVDLTALVRQALRMRPDRLVVGEVRGGEVRELLTALNTGHEGGCGTVHANSAADLVARLEALGALAGMSPAAVWAQTRSGLRVVVHLDRSGGLRRVAEIGVLDPTGEGRPQVLTALSVSPEGVCEEGPGLPLLRDLLGGKAPPAVGSADVDSAVAGAADGGAAGVGLAGVGPDGATGPGQGVAVRSAQGPRPGAVR; translated from the coding sequence ATGAGCCTGCCACCGGGGGTCTGGCGGGAGATCAGCGAGGGACGTGGCCCCGACGAGGGCCGGGTCCGGTCGGTGGTCGCCGAGCAGCGCGTGGTCCTCGGCGACGGCGGCGCCAGGGCCGAGCTGGCCCGGGTCCGCCGGGACACCCTCGGGGCGGGTGAGCTGGACGACCTGCTCCGCACGCCCGGGGTCACCGATGTGCTGGTCAACGGCCCACGCTCGGTGTGGGTGGATCGCGGTCGTGGCCTGGAGCGCGCGGCGGTGGACCTCGGTGACGAGGCGCGGGTCCGGTCCCTGGCCTCCAGGCTGGCCGCCCGGGCCGGGCGCCGCCTCGACGACGCCTCGCCGTGGGTGGACGCGGTGCTGCCGTCCGGGGTGCGGCTGCACGCCGTCGTCGGAGCCATCACCCCAGAAGGGACCCTCATCTCCCTGCGCGTTCCTCGCCAGGCGCCGTGGTCGATCGCGGAGCTCGCCCGCCGGGGAGCGCTCGCCGGGCCGGTGGAGGAGGCTCTGACCGCCCTCGTCCGCCGGCGGGTGGCCTATCTCGTCACCGGGGGCACCGGCACGGGCAAGACGACCCTGCTGTCGGCGCTGCTGTCCTGCGCGCCCGTCGGCGAGCGCATCGTCCTGGTCGAGGACGCGTGCGAGCTGGCGCCGACCCACCCGCACGTGGTCCGGCTGCAGGCCCGGCACCCCAACGTCGAGGGGGTCGGCGGCGTCGACCTCACCGCCCTGGTGCGGCAGGCGCTGCGCATGCGACCCGACCGCCTCGTCGTCGGCGAGGTGCGTGGCGGGGAGGTGCGCGAGCTCCTGACGGCCCTCAACACCGGGCACGAGGGCGGGTGCGGCACGGTGCACGCCAACTCCGCCGCAGATCTGGTGGCCCGCCTGGAGGCGCTGGGAGCGTTGGCCGGGATGAGCCCGGCAGCTGTGTGGGCGCAGACCCGCAGCGGGCTGCGTGTGGTCGTCCACCTGGACCGATCGGGCGGCCTGCGCAGGGTCGCCGAGATCGGGGTGCTCGACCCCACCGGCGAGGGTCGTCCCCAGGTGCTGACCGCCCTGTCCGTCTCGCCGGAGGGTGTGTGCGAGGAGGGCCCTGGGCTGCCCCTCCTGCGCGACCTGCTGGGCGGCAAGGCGCCCCCAGCCGTGGGCTCCGCAGACGTGGACTCCGCCGTCGCGGGTGCAGCGGACGGGGGTGCAGCGGGTGTGGGCTTGGCAGGTGTGGGCCCCGACGGCGCGACGGGCCCGGGGCAGGGTGTCGCCGTCAGGAGCGCCCAGGGCCCCCGGCCGGGAGCCGTCCGATGA
- a CDS encoding Fur family transcriptional regulator, with protein MTETERRSTKQRAAVEQVLRETDDFVSAQALHARMRADGSTVGLATVYRALNAMVEDERVDMLRIDDGEARYRLCTSDEHHHHLVCRECGRTVEVEGPAVESWADAVAREHGFRDVSHTLEVFGTCDRH; from the coding sequence ATGACCGAGACCGAACGACGCTCCACCAAGCAGCGCGCCGCCGTCGAGCAGGTGCTGCGCGAGACCGACGACTTCGTCTCCGCCCAGGCGCTGCACGCCCGGATGCGCGCCGACGGGAGCACGGTCGGGCTCGCCACGGTCTATCGCGCGCTGAACGCCATGGTCGAAGACGAGCGCGTGGACATGCTGCGCATCGACGACGGCGAGGCGCGCTACCGCCTGTGCACGTCCGACGAGCACCACCACCACCTGGTCTGCCGCGAGTGCGGGCGCACCGTCGAGGTCGAGGGCCCGGCGGTGGAGTCGTGGGCCGACGCGGTCGCCCGCGAGCACGGCTTCCGCGACGTGTCGCACACCCTCGAGGTCTTCGGCACCTGCGACCGCCACTGA
- a CDS encoding metal ABC transporter permease, translating into MLELWSFDFMRRALLAALLVGAAAPMVGTFLVQRRLSLVGDGMGHVALAGVSVGLITGQQPVATALVAAVACAVVIELIQRYGRASGDVALAVMFYGGIALGVVLMPGAAGKGGASLTSYLFGAITTTSEEDLVVFAVLAVVVVLLTWLLRPRLFAVAADEEWSRAAGLPVLALNLVLGILTAVTVVVAMRVVGLLLISALMILPNAAAQQVARSFRTTRVVAVALGVLCATGGVVASYQLNTPSGGTIVLMVLAAFVLLAVGSAVARWVRARGHRWAETHEHEHGPGCGHEAVPHGDHTDYLHDGHLHSPHGDHYDEHHPDHQHEQHV; encoded by the coding sequence GTGCTTGAGCTGTGGAGCTTCGACTTCATGCGGCGGGCCCTGCTCGCCGCGCTGCTCGTGGGGGCCGCCGCCCCCATGGTGGGGACCTTCCTGGTGCAGCGCCGGCTGTCGCTGGTCGGCGACGGGATGGGCCACGTCGCACTGGCGGGGGTCTCCGTCGGCCTGATCACCGGGCAGCAACCGGTCGCCACCGCCCTGGTCGCCGCCGTGGCGTGCGCCGTCGTCATCGAGCTGATCCAGCGCTACGGCCGGGCCAGCGGGGACGTGGCGCTCGCGGTGATGTTCTACGGCGGGATCGCGCTCGGCGTCGTCCTCATGCCCGGCGCGGCCGGCAAGGGCGGGGCCAGCCTCACCAGCTATCTGTTCGGCGCGATCACCACGACGAGCGAGGAGGACCTGGTCGTCTTCGCCGTGCTCGCCGTCGTCGTCGTGCTGCTGACCTGGCTGCTGCGGCCGCGCCTGTTCGCCGTCGCCGCCGACGAGGAGTGGTCCCGCGCCGCCGGCCTGCCCGTCCTCGCGCTCAACCTCGTCCTCGGGATCCTCACGGCCGTCACCGTCGTCGTGGCGATGCGGGTCGTCGGGCTGCTCCTCATCTCGGCGCTGATGATCCTGCCCAACGCCGCCGCCCAGCAGGTCGCCCGCTCGTTCCGCACCACGCGGGTGGTCGCCGTGGCGCTCGGGGTGCTGTGCGCCACCGGCGGCGTCGTCGCGTCATACCAGCTCAACACCCCCTCGGGCGGGACCATCGTGCTGATGGTGCTGGCGGCCTTCGTGCTGCTCGCGGTCGGGTCGGCCGTCGCCCGCTGGGTCCGGGCCCGCGGCCACCGGTGGGCCGAGACCCACGAGCACGAGCACGGCCCCGGATGCGGTCACGAGGCGGTCCCGCACGGCGATCACACGGACTACCTGCATGATGGGCACCTGCACTCCCCCCACGGGGACCACTACGACGAGCACCACCCGGACCACCAGCACGAGCAGCACGTATGA
- a CDS encoding type B 50S ribosomal protein L31, which yields MKPDIHPDYHPVVFRDRSADFAFLTRSTATSSETIVWEDGNTYPLITVDVSSASHPFYTGKQRVMDSAGRVERFNRRYGRS from the coding sequence ATGAAGCCCGACATCCACCCCGACTACCACCCCGTCGTCTTCCGCGACCGGTCTGCCGACTTCGCGTTCCTCACCCGGTCGACGGCCACCAGCTCCGAGACGATCGTGTGGGAGGACGGCAACACCTATCCCTTGATCACGGTGGACGTCTCCTCCGCGTCGCACCCCTTCTACACCGGCAAGCAGCGGGTCATGGACTCCGCGGGCCGAGTGGAGCGGTTCAACCGTCGCTACGGCCGCTCCTGA
- a CDS encoding metal ABC transporter substrate-binding protein, translating into MNHRLLVACTLSTLALTACGGGGSATSTSTAGGGPSSAGAGAGGKVGVVASFYPLEFAVRQIGGDHVDVTNLTKPGEEPHELELKPQDVATVSKAQLAVYEKGLQPAVDDAVKPLGDKAFDVATAANLTLKAPDEGEEHEEHGASSAGATPEEHEHEHDHGAQDPHFWLDPQRYAAVADAIAARLATADPAHKADYDKNLASFKERLTALDKDFATHLKTCTTKQLVTSHAAFGYLAERYGLTQVPISGISPEEEPDPAKLAKVAAFAKANKISTIYAETLVSKATAETVAKETGATVAVLDPIEGITDTSAGKDYLEVMAANLATLQKGQSCQ; encoded by the coding sequence ATGAACCATCGCCTCCTTGTCGCCTGCACCCTGTCCACCCTTGCGCTCACCGCCTGCGGTGGCGGAGGGTCCGCGACGAGCACCAGCACTGCCGGAGGGGGTCCGAGCAGCGCTGGGGCGGGTGCAGGCGGCAAGGTCGGCGTGGTCGCGAGCTTCTACCCGCTCGAGTTCGCCGTCCGGCAGATCGGCGGCGACCACGTCGACGTCACCAACCTGACCAAGCCCGGCGAGGAGCCGCACGAGCTCGAGCTCAAGCCGCAGGACGTCGCCACGGTCAGCAAGGCCCAGCTCGCGGTCTACGAGAAGGGCCTGCAGCCCGCCGTCGACGACGCGGTCAAGCCGCTGGGCGACAAGGCCTTCGACGTCGCCACCGCTGCGAACCTCACCCTCAAGGCCCCCGACGAGGGCGAGGAGCACGAGGAGCACGGGGCATCCTCGGCCGGCGCGACCCCGGAGGAGCACGAGCACGAGCACGACCACGGCGCCCAGGACCCGCACTTTTGGCTCGACCCGCAGCGCTACGCCGCGGTCGCCGACGCCATCGCCGCCCGCCTCGCCACGGCCGACCCCGCCCACAAGGCGGACTACGACAAGAACCTCGCGTCGTTCAAGGAGCGCCTCACCGCCCTTGACAAGGACTTCGCCACCCACCTGAAGACCTGCACCACCAAGCAGCTCGTCACCAGCCACGCCGCCTTCGGCTACCTCGCCGAGCGCTACGGTCTCACCCAGGTCCCGATCTCCGGCATCTCCCCCGAGGAGGAGCCCGACCCCGCCAAGCTCGCCAAGGTCGCGGCCTTCGCCAAGGCCAACAAGATCTCCACGATCTATGCCGAGACCCTGGTCTCCAAGGCCACCGCCGAGACCGTCGCCAAGGAGACCGGCGCCACGGTCGCCGTCCTCGACCCGATCGAGGGAATCACCGACACCTCCGCCGGCAAGGACTACCTTGAGGTGATGGCGGCCAACCTCGCCACCCTCCAGAAGGGCCAGTCCTGCCAGTGA
- a CDS encoding metal ABC transporter ATP-binding protein has product MTSPRVGASDAPLITLRSATFGYADRAVVVDADLVVRPGEALALLGPNGCGKSTLVKGLLGLNDHLGGEVELFGAPLARFRQRHRLGYVPQRHTLSTTVSATVTEVVAAGRLPHQGLLARLGRRDRQVIAESLELVGLTEFARHDVATLSGGQQRRVLIARALAGEPDALVMDEPTAGVDTANQRLLATVLHRLRDRGVGLLIVTHEVDALEDLLDRVVYLRGGQIAFDGTLPQFLASAGADPWTLGDHHHHDPDPDARPAAGWVQVRPAATRRPGTTRLEEDPRA; this is encoded by the coding sequence GTGACCTCTCCCCGCGTCGGCGCGTCCGACGCCCCCCTCATCACGCTGCGGTCGGCAACCTTCGGGTATGCCGACCGCGCGGTCGTCGTCGACGCCGACCTGGTCGTGCGGCCCGGCGAGGCGCTCGCCCTGCTCGGCCCCAACGGCTGCGGCAAGTCCACGCTGGTCAAGGGGCTCCTCGGCCTCAACGACCACCTCGGCGGCGAGGTCGAGCTCTTCGGCGCACCCCTCGCCCGCTTCCGCCAGCGCCACCGCCTGGGCTACGTGCCGCAACGGCATACCCTCTCCACCACCGTCTCGGCGACGGTCACCGAGGTCGTCGCCGCCGGACGCCTGCCCCACCAGGGCCTGCTGGCCCGGCTCGGGCGACGCGACCGCCAGGTGATCGCCGAGTCGCTCGAGCTCGTGGGGCTGACCGAGTTCGCCCGGCACGACGTCGCCACGCTGTCCGGCGGCCAGCAGCGCCGGGTCCTCATCGCCCGGGCGCTGGCCGGCGAGCCGGACGCCCTGGTCATGGACGAGCCGACCGCAGGCGTGGACACCGCCAACCAGCGGCTGCTCGCCACCGTCCTGCACCGGCTGCGTGACCGCGGCGTCGGCCTGCTCATCGTCACGCACGAGGTCGACGCCCTGGAGGATCTGCTCGACCGGGTCGTCTACCTGCGCGGCGGGCAGATCGCCTTCGACGGGACGCTGCCGCAGTTCCTCGCCAGCGCGGGGGCCGACCCCTGGACCCTCGGGGACCATCACCACCACGACCCCGACCCCGACGCGCGACCGGCGGCAGGCTGGGTCCAGGTGCGACCGGCCGCCACCCGGCGCCCCGGCACCACCCGCCTCGAGGAGGACCCCCGTGCTTGA
- the rpmF gene encoding 50S ribosomal protein L32: MAVPKRKMSRSNTRSRRANWRTEATPLVPVAVDGVTLRVPRRLVRAVQRGLVDPSTLPR, translated from the coding sequence ATGGCCGTCCCCAAGCGCAAGATGTCCCGCTCCAACACCCGCTCCCGCCGCGCCAACTGGCGCACCGAGGCCACCCCTCTCGTCCCGGTGGCCGTCGACGGGGTCACGCTGCGGGTGCCCCGTCGGCTCGTGCGGGCGGTCCAGCGCGGCCTGGTCGATCCGTCGACGCTGCCCCGCTGA
- the rpmB gene encoding 50S ribosomal protein L28 encodes MSAHCQLTGKKPSFGNTISHSHKRTSRRFDPNIQTRTYYAPSLGRKVTLRLSTSGIRTVDKIGIDAAVARIQARGERV; translated from the coding sequence ATGTCCGCGCACTGCCAGCTCACCGGCAAGAAGCCGAGCTTCGGCAACACCATCAGCCACTCGCACAAGCGCACGAGCCGGCGCTTCGACCCCAACATCCAGACCCGGACCTACTACGCGCCGAGCCTGGGGCGGAAGGTCACGCTGCGCCTGTCGACCTCGGGGATCCGCACCGTCGACAAGATCGGCATCGACGCGGCCGTCGCCCGCATCCAGGCCCGCGGCGAGCGGGTCTGA
- a CDS encoding HU family DNA-binding protein translates to MHDPHDASAPPEQHAGGVDDLPARTLGTRGVIDEINRRTDLPPVQVGQVLGALADVLRECASDGTRVNLTGVLSMERVHRAARTVRNPRTGVPLQVPAQHGVRITPGSTLKSAARGAR, encoded by the coding sequence GTGCATGATCCCCACGACGCGAGCGCCCCGCCCGAGCAGCACGCGGGTGGGGTCGACGACCTCCCCGCCCGGACACTCGGCACGCGCGGCGTGATCGACGAGATCAACCGGCGCACCGACCTGCCGCCGGTGCAGGTCGGCCAGGTCCTCGGCGCCCTCGCCGACGTCCTGCGCGAGTGCGCCTCCGACGGGACGCGGGTCAACCTCACCGGCGTCCTGTCCATGGAAAGGGTGCACCGGGCCGCCCGCACCGTCCGCAACCCCCGCACCGGTGTGCCCCTCCAGGTGCCCGCCCAGCATGGGGTCCGCATCACGCCCGGCAGCACGCTCAAGTCCGCCGCCCGAGGAGCACGATGA
- the rpsN gene encoding 30S ribosomal protein S14 gives MAKKSKIARDQQRRAVVARYAEERADLKRTIASPSSTPQERQEAQLRLQRMPRDASRTRLRNRDVVDGRPRAVYRTFGLSRVRLREMAHAGELPGITKSSW, from the coding sequence ATGGCCAAGAAGTCCAAGATCGCCCGCGACCAGCAGCGTCGCGCCGTCGTCGCCCGGTACGCCGAGGAGCGGGCCGATCTCAAGCGCACCATCGCCAGCCCCAGCAGCACCCCGCAGGAGCGGCAGGAGGCCCAGCTGCGGCTGCAGCGGATGCCCCGCGACGCCAGCCGCACCCGACTGCGCAACCGGGACGTCGTCGACGGACGACCCCGGGCGGTCTACCGCACGTTCGGCCTGTCCCGGGTCCGGCTGCGCGAGATGGCCCACGCGGGCGAGCTCCCCGGCATCACGAAGTCGAGCTGGTGA
- a CDS encoding GTP-binding protein — MATPVLVVAGLDATDQAVTAMGLQCDLPGSAVVRLAVDPEAGQVRWSVSDLTGVVEEDGQDVAHPCLSCSMREAILPTLVRLAETGRWTTLVVALPVAAEPLPMALGIAEAHLDDGGRVADHLDLRGVVTVVSCPELCAGVFDDPLLAELGLAMTEDDRRAYGETLVQQLELADAIVVAQESFDDSDTALLDHLRRPDSSVTFGLSALSGAAVVERGWSVTRAREFVDPRRRRATGAAPAGGLRTLELSTWRPFHPGRLLDRLEQLGGGEVRGRGAFWLPGRPGTAIAWEASGGQLSIGSIGGWEGCERATRLVVTTDDETAVEVTRAFEESVMTDAEMVTARERWLGRRDGFEEWLGEEGTAEVA, encoded by the coding sequence ATGGCCACCCCCGTCCTCGTCGTCGCCGGTCTCGACGCGACCGACCAGGCCGTCACCGCGATGGGGTTGCAGTGCGACCTGCCGGGATCGGCCGTCGTGCGGCTCGCCGTGGACCCCGAGGCCGGACAGGTGCGGTGGTCCGTCAGCGACCTCACCGGCGTGGTCGAGGAGGACGGCCAGGACGTCGCCCACCCCTGCCTGTCCTGCTCGATGCGGGAGGCGATCCTGCCGACCCTGGTGCGCCTGGCCGAGACCGGACGCTGGACCACGCTCGTGGTCGCGCTGCCCGTCGCCGCCGAGCCGCTGCCCATGGCGCTCGGCATCGCCGAGGCCCACCTCGACGACGGCGGCCGCGTCGCCGACCACCTCGACCTGCGCGGCGTCGTCACGGTCGTCAGCTGCCCGGAGCTGTGCGCCGGGGTCTTCGACGACCCGCTGCTCGCCGAGCTCGGCCTCGCGATGACCGAGGACGACCGGCGGGCCTACGGCGAGACCCTCGTCCAGCAGCTCGAGCTCGCCGACGCGATCGTCGTGGCTCAGGAGTCCTTCGACGACTCCGACACCGCGCTGCTCGACCACCTGCGTCGCCCGGACAGCAGCGTGACCTTCGGGCTGTCCGCGCTGTCCGGGGCCGCCGTGGTCGAGCGCGGCTGGTCGGTCACGCGGGCCCGGGAGTTCGTGGACCCGCGGCGGCGCCGGGCCACCGGGGCCGCGCCGGCGGGTGGGCTGCGCACGCTCGAGCTGTCGACCTGGCGGCCCTTCCACCCGGGTCGGCTGCTGGACCGGCTCGAGCAGCTCGGCGGGGGAGAGGTGCGCGGTCGGGGAGCCTTCTGGCTGCCCGGGCGGCCGGGCACCGCGATCGCGTGGGAGGCCAGCGGCGGCCAGCTCTCGATCGGCTCGATCGGCGGCTGGGAGGGGTGCGAGCGGGCGACCCGCCTGGTCGTGACCACCGACGACGAGACCGCCGTCGAGGTGACCCGCGCCTTCGAGGAGAGCGTGATGACCGACGCCGAGATGGTGACGGCGCGCGAGCGCTGGCTCGGGCGGCGGGACGGCTTCGAGGAGTGGCTCGGCGAGGAGGGCACCGCCGAGGTCGCCTGA
- a CDS encoding type II secretion system F family protein, producing MTWWIAALAGLAVLVLPGRPGRPPAGAATEAPGDGDPAAAGTAEPLTLAAVAEAADLLAVALSGGAALLGALDVVAEALGGRAGEQLRVVSAAMRWGLPVGEAWGLAPAAWGPVASAFRVAERAGVPPSGVLVQAAAALREEQAQGAALRAAELSARIALPLGLTFLPGFVLTTVLPVVLALARALTAAG from the coding sequence ATGACCTGGTGGATCGCGGCACTCGCCGGTCTCGCTGTGCTGGTGCTGCCCGGTCGGCCGGGGCGTCCCCCAGCCGGTGCGGCGACCGAGGCGCCGGGCGACGGCGACCCCGCTGCCGCAGGCACCGCGGAGCCGCTGACCCTCGCCGCGGTCGCGGAGGCGGCCGACCTCCTCGCGGTGGCCCTGTCCGGGGGCGCGGCCCTCCTGGGTGCCCTGGACGTGGTGGCCGAGGCGCTGGGCGGCCGAGCCGGCGAGCAGCTGCGGGTGGTCTCGGCGGCGATGCGCTGGGGGCTGCCCGTGGGCGAGGCGTGGGGTCTGGCCCCGGCCGCCTGGGGCCCGGTCGCCTCGGCGTTCCGGGTCGCCGAGCGGGCGGGGGTCCCGCCGTCGGGGGTCCTCGTGCAGGCCGCCGCCGCGCTGCGCGAGGAGCAGGCTCAGGGAGCGGCCCTGCGGGCTGCGGAGCTGTCCGCGCGCATCGCCCTGCCCCTGGGGCTGACCTTCCTGCCAGGCTTCGTGCTCACCACCGTGCTGCCGGTCGTTCTCGCTCTGGCTCGCGCCCTCACCGCCGCCGGATGA